The Vibrio syngnathi DNA window TGAACCTGCTTTTTTCTTGGTTGTTCCTAAGCAGATAATACCTAAGTTGGGTGTCGCTTTGGTGTCATCCCAGCTCGTTACTTGTAGATCGTTGTGGATGAGTGTATCGAGTTTGCCGGAGTGAAATTGTTCACCTAATGCTCTTCGTGACAAAGCATAGATGTGTTCGACAGCGGGCTCGTTAATGAGCAGTCTCAGGACATGATGGCCAATTAGCCCTGTCGCACCAGCTATAACAACCGATGTTTTATCTCCATAAATACTCATTCTATTCCTTACTCGCTCTACAAGTGCTTGTTTAATATAAACAGTGTTTGAATTTTAAGCGAACAAAAGTTTCATGAATGAGCGTTAGGAAGATGGGGTTTACACGGAAGGTATGTGCTTGGCTAGGTAAACCTCAATTAAGGTGTTAAAGATAACAAAGCCCGTTGGGCGACGGGCTTGTTATTTACTTTGCTACTTTGTTGTCATATTGCTTCGATATCTACTAGGTAAAGGAGAGTGGGATTTTCCTTACCTTTTTGCTGGTTTTCTTACTCGATTTATTTGGTTTTCTTTTACTTGAGTTTGGAATCATTCCACCTCCTAAATCATTGTTTGGTTTTGTCTTTCAATCGATTGTTTTCTTTTAAAGCAACTGCGATGTGGGTATTCACAGTATGGGCACTTATCAATGGAGAGATTAACAAGTACTTTAGATAAAGCATAAACGATGCCAAAATGTAAGTTATTGATAAACCTATTATCAATGTTGTGGGTGTTTCGGGTTCGTCAATTTGACTGTCAATTTGAGAAAATACCGGTGTGATCTGTTTAAATTAAGAACACTCTCTACCGTTTCTGTTGATTAAGCATAGATACAGCATTGCTTAACACGTAAACTGAGCCGTAATTCACATAGACCAAGGACGTGCTATGAACCTCAAGCTTGATACTCTTGCTCCCACTCAGATTTATCACCTGATGACACAAACCGTTGTGCCTCGCCCGATAGCATGGGCATTGACGGAATCTTCTGATCAAGAGTACAACCTAGCGCCTTTCTCTTATTTCACGCCTGTTTCCAGCAATCCGCCGCTACTGATGTTATCCGTTGGGAAAAAGCCGTCGGGCGAAATCAAAGATACCACCCGTAATGCCCTTGAAACGGGTAAGCTAGTGATTCACATAGCTTCTTCAAGTTCTGCCGAAACAATGACGGCGACAGCAGCCACTCTCGATCACGGTGATTCTGAAGTATCCGCGAATAATATTGAGCTGGTTGAATTTGAAGGCTTTTCTTTACCGAGAGTGAAAGAGTGTGCGGTCGCTTTTGGCTGCACCTTGTACGAAGTAAAAGAAGTGGGAGAGGTGCCTCAAAGCCTTATCTTTGCTCAAGTTGAAACCGTGTACATTTCCGAAAATGTGATTGATAAAGAGAGTGAACGTCTTAAGATTGATGCGTTGGCATTGGACCCTTTATCTCGACTTGGTGGCGGTGAATACGCGACGCTTTCCAATGTATTCTCTGTTGCACGCCCTATATAGTGTTATCGATTTAGCTTAAGCAGAATCGCAGCCCTAGAAATCCATTACCTTAAATTTAAGTGTTCCTAAACTTATGTTAGATACCCAATACTCGCAGTACATCCAACACCGAATTGACCAAAAAACCAAGCCACTTGGTGCGCTTGGCTTACTAGAAAAAGTCGCGCATCAACTGGCATTAATTCAAAGCCAAGGCAAAGAAGCTGCGGTTGAGCACATCGAATTGAATAAGCCACGTATCATCATTTTTGCTGGCGACCATGGCATAGCAGATGAAGGTGTGAGTATTGCTCCAAGTGCCGTGACACAACAGATGGTGTTGAACTTCTTGAGCGGTGGTGCGGCGATAAATTGCTTCTGTGCGGTGAATGATATCGATATCACGGTAGTCGACACGGGGATATTGTTGCCTGTTGAATCTGACAGTGACATGTTTATCTCTCAGCGTTTAGGTACACGAACCAATAACTTTGCTAATGAAGCGGCAATGAGCCTCGAAACGGTTGAACGTGGGATTGAACTGGGAACTGAGCTTGTATCTAGAACCATTTCGAATGGCACGAATATCATCATGTTTGGTGAAATGGGCATCGGCAATACCAGCAGCGCGTCTGCCATCTTAAGTGCGCTAGCAAACCGAACTGCAGATGAGTGTGTTGGTTTAGGCACTGGTATCAACAATGAACAGCTTGCACGTAAAGTGGCGGTGGTTAAGCAAGGTGTTGCTCGTTGCATAAATCCTGACGCAAAAAAGGTGTTAAGCCAAGTCGGCGGTTATGAAATAGTTCAAATGGTGGGGGGCTTCCTTGGCGCTTACGAAAACAGAACCCCTGTGTTGGTCGATGGTTTTATCGTGTCGGTTGCGGCGTATGTCGCGACTCTAATTGAACCGAGTTGCCGTGATTACATGATCTTTGCTCATCGATCTGAAGAGTCGGGGCACAAGATTCTATTAGAGCTGCTAGACGCTGAGCCACTGCTCGATCTTGGATTGAGATTAGGCGAGGGCACAGGTGCTGCGCTAGCTATGCCAATAATTCGTGCGGCGGCAGAGTTCTACAACAACATGGCGAGTTTTGAGAGTGCTGGAGTCACGGTTTAATGAGTGATGCACCAGAAAGATCGTTGAAAGATAGCATCACATACCAATGGGAACTTTTTTCGTTGGCGATGGGCTTCTTTTCTCGTTTGCCAATGCCGAAGAATACGCCTTATTCAGAAGAGAGAATGAATCGTTCTGGTCGTTACTTCTCAACGGTTGGTTTGTTACTTGGTGTTTTGTGTGGCGGGATCTTCCTAGCGCTGAGTGCGGTATTACCGAGCGCTATTGCTATCTTTTTGATGATGAGTTTTAACTTGATGTTGACTGGTGCTTTTCACGAAGACGGCTTAACCGATATGGCGGATGGCATTGGCGGCGGCATGACCTTAGAACGCCGCTTGACCATTATGAAAGACAGTCGAATTGGTACTTATGGCGCGTCTGCACTGGTTATGGCTCTGCTTGGTAAGTGGGTGCTATTAAACGAGCTCTTGAACATGACAGCCTTGTTTATGGTTATCGTTACCAGTTATACCTTTAGTCGCGCGATAGCGGCGTCACTTATTTATGATATGCCTTATGTCAGCGATTTAGATACCAGTAAAAGTAAGCCATTGGCGAACAAGCAAACTAAAGGTGAACTTGTCTTTTTATTGCTTGTTGGCGTGTTGCCTAGCCTGTGGTTTGGTCTTGAATTCGCTTTGGTTTTATCTGTTGTCGCCTATCTGTTTAGATTAGGTTTCAAAAAATGGTTAACGGCACGAATTGGCGGCTTTACTGGCGACTGTTTGGGTGCGGCTCAACAGTTGATGGAGTTGCTGACTTACCTTGTGTTCATTGCTGCTTTTTACAATGGTTTTCTATAACGACTCCTTATGACAAATACGAATCAAGCTAATCAAATTAATCAAGCAAGTCAGCGAAACAGCCATCTGGTATTGGGTGGGGCTCGTTCTGGTAAGTCGAGTTTTGCAGAACAACAGGCATTATGTGCGCTTGCAGCATGCTCAAATGGTCGTCTCAACTATATTGCGACGGCCACTTATTTGGACGACGAAATGCGTGACAGAATTGTGCATCATCAACAACGTCGTGGTGAGCTGTGGATTGAGCATGAAGCTCCTGTTGAGTTAGCCGAAAAACTGCAGTCTTTTGATCAAAACGATGTGGTATTGATTGACTGCCTAACCTTGTGGCTGAACAACATCATCTTTGAACTGGGTGATGATGCGACCAATAAACAGGTTGAGGCCGTGGTTGAAGTTTTAGTGAAAAGTGTAGAGCGAAGCCCGGCGCAAATTATCATGGTGTCTAACGAAGTTGGTCTAGGTGTCGTGCCGTTAGGTAAAGTGTCGCGCTTATTTGTCGACAATGCGGGTCGCATGAACCAAGCGCTAGCTCGAGTTGTTGAGCGGGTCACGCTGGTCGCCGCAGGATTACCATTGAGCTTAAAACCGTCTAGCTATTCGACTCAAAGCTCGACTCATAATTCGACGGATATCAAAGGTTAGGTGAACAGATGGAAAATGGAACAACCAAAAACATCTATCTACTAAGACATGGCAAAGTAGAAGGCGGAGCGGCACTTAATGGTTTATCCGATGTGTTGGTTAATCCTGATCTTCAAGATCGGATATGTGGGGCGCTAGTAAAACAAGATATTGCCTTTGATTGCGTGGTTACCTCGCCATTAAGGCGATGCAGCGATCTCGCAAACAGATACGCACAGCGTATGTCTGTGCCTTTATCTGTAACACCAGACTTTCAGGAAATGAACTTCGGTGACGTTGATGGTGTCCCATTTGATGAGCTTGAAGACAAGTGGGGAATGTTAGAAACCTTTTGGAAAGACCCTGCTAATCATCAATTAACTGGCGCAGAAAGTTTACAGAGCTTCCACGACAGAGTAACTCAAGCTTGGTCGCAACTTTTGGACGATCCAAGTGACAATCTATTATTGGTTACTCATGGTGGTGTGATTCGCATATTGTTAGCGCATTGCCTTGATATCGATTGGGAAAATCCGAGTTTGTACTCGAAGCTATCGATAGAAAACGCGTCGATAACGCATATTCAAATCACTCAGTTTGCGCAGAGCTTTATTAGCGTAAAATCAATAGGTTTACCTGTTCTCTGAGCGCTTAGAAAACACACTTTTAAGAATTAATAATCTATTAGACCTGCTAGATAGAGATAGAAATAAAATTCAAAATATAAAGCGGCGTTCACAGCCGCTATACCAGATTGGTATTACTACCTACGTGAAAGGAATTTAGTCATGACAACACCGAGTTGGGATCTAAGCATTGCTTATTGCGATCTTGATGATGCAAAAATCGAACAGGACATTGAACTCATCCAACAGTGCATTGAGCTGTTGTACCTACACGTTGAAAAGCGTCATATTATCCTAGCGATGCAAAACGCCATTCAAACATCTGAAGCGGCAGGCACGTTACTGAGCACGATCAACACCTTCGCTAATTGCCACGCATCGGTCGATGCGACACACACAGAAGCCAAAGCACTGCTTGGTCGAGTTGCGAAACTGAACTCTGAAATGTCTCAAGCGTTCAGCCCTTACGAAGACACGCTAATCCACGCAGAACCAGAATTTATTGATGCCGTATTAGAGCATGAGAGCGCAGATGTTGCGGGGCAACGCTTTGCTATCGAAAGCTCACGTAAATTAGCAAGTAGCCGACTCAGTGTGGCTGAAGAGCAGTTATTAGCCGCCATGAAAGTGGATGGCCGTGATGGA harbors:
- the cobU gene encoding bifunctional adenosylcobinamide kinase/adenosylcobinamide-phosphate guanylyltransferase, encoding MTNTNQANQINQASQRNSHLVLGGARSGKSSFAEQQALCALAACSNGRLNYIATATYLDDEMRDRIVHHQQRRGELWIEHEAPVELAEKLQSFDQNDVVLIDCLTLWLNNIIFELGDDATNKQVEAVVEVLVKSVERSPAQIIMVSNEVGLGVVPLGKVSRLFVDNAGRMNQALARVVERVTLVAAGLPLSLKPSSYSTQSSTHNSTDIKG
- a CDS encoding histidine phosphatase family protein, with product MENGTTKNIYLLRHGKVEGGAALNGLSDVLVNPDLQDRICGALVKQDIAFDCVVTSPLRRCSDLANRYAQRMSVPLSVTPDFQEMNFGDVDGVPFDELEDKWGMLETFWKDPANHQLTGAESLQSFHDRVTQAWSQLLDDPSDNLLLVTHGGVIRILLAHCLDIDWENPSLYSKLSIENASITHIQITQFAQSFISVKSIGLPVL
- the cobT gene encoding nicotinate-nucleotide--dimethylbenzimidazole phosphoribosyltransferase — protein: MLDTQYSQYIQHRIDQKTKPLGALGLLEKVAHQLALIQSQGKEAAVEHIELNKPRIIIFAGDHGIADEGVSIAPSAVTQQMVLNFLSGGAAINCFCAVNDIDITVVDTGILLPVESDSDMFISQRLGTRTNNFANEAAMSLETVERGIELGTELVSRTISNGTNIIMFGEMGIGNTSSASAILSALANRTADECVGLGTGINNEQLARKVAVVKQGVARCINPDAKKVLSQVGGYEIVQMVGGFLGAYENRTPVLVDGFIVSVAAYVATLIEPSCRDYMIFAHRSEESGHKILLELLDAEPLLDLGLRLGEGTGAALAMPIIRAAAEFYNNMASFESAGVTV
- a CDS encoding flavin reductase family protein, with product MNLKLDTLAPTQIYHLMTQTVVPRPIAWALTESSDQEYNLAPFSYFTPVSSNPPLLMLSVGKKPSGEIKDTTRNALETGKLVIHIASSSSAETMTATAATLDHGDSEVSANNIELVEFEGFSLPRVKECAVAFGCTLYEVKEVGEVPQSLIFAQVETVYISENVIDKESERLKIDALALDPLSRLGGGEYATLSNVFSVARPI
- a CDS encoding adenosylcobinamide-GDP ribazoletransferase; translation: MSDAPERSLKDSITYQWELFSLAMGFFSRLPMPKNTPYSEERMNRSGRYFSTVGLLLGVLCGGIFLALSAVLPSAIAIFLMMSFNLMLTGAFHEDGLTDMADGIGGGMTLERRLTIMKDSRIGTYGASALVMALLGKWVLLNELLNMTALFMVIVTSYTFSRAIAASLIYDMPYVSDLDTSKSKPLANKQTKGELVFLLLVGVLPSLWFGLEFALVLSVVAYLFRLGFKKWLTARIGGFTGDCLGAAQQLMELLTYLVFIAAFYNGFL